In Clarias gariepinus isolate MV-2021 ecotype Netherlands chromosome 1, CGAR_prim_01v2, whole genome shotgun sequence, one DNA window encodes the following:
- the zgc:194655 gene encoding uncharacterized protein zgc:194655, with product MAQMFQILVIGFRGEKKTVDVSTSEDEFNKTTILVFKEKLMVKFPELKDAQFRMMFTDVQLEDSDTFSFRKIQNKSTIFLIVRMPGGATITAT from the exons ATGGCACAGATGTTTCAAATTTTGGTTATTGGTTTTagaggagaaaagaaaactgtCGACGTTTCAACCTCCGAAGATGAGTTTAACAAAACAACAATATTGGTATTCAAAGAAAAGCTGATGGTGAAGTTTCCGGAGCTTAAAG ATGCGCAGTTTAGAATGATGTTCACTGATGTCCAGCTTGAGGACAGCGACACTTTCTCCTTTCGCAAGATCCAGAATAAATCCACGATCTTCCTGATCGTCCGCATGCCGGGAGGAGCCACAATCACAGCGACATGA
- the si:ch211-212k18.15 gene encoding probable E3 ubiquitin-protein ligase RNF144A-A: MTDERRRHNPKDSTLKFVTRRDDITLDDDPNTQRLEMSCGHAVTPESLTAYCRSLLDKGDHKFPCPAIKQGTETCGANWPYMEVRRIALLTQEEQSHFEEKMAELAAAEYCEFTPCPTCNSYIERQDLTNLCVICTICTSDAGKNFEFCWQCLKTWKGPAPRSDKCDNSNCVNPKLEKLSKCNDIHLPEVEGVICPSLRACPTCGNLVEHDTTGCKNIICNRCHIEFCFSCLKITEECLKTSSHFQPCSDGVAPRQTTIPTWKK; this comes from the exons ATGACGGACGAACGGAGACGCCACAATCCTAAAGACAGCACCCTGAAATTTGTGACTCGACGGGACGACATTA CCCTTGATGATGATCCTAATACCCAAAGATTAGAAATGTCTTGTGGTCACGCTGTCACACCTGAATCACTCACAGCCTACTGTCGCAGTCTCCTGGATAAG GGTGATCACAAATTTCCATGTCCAGCTATTAAACAAGGAACTGAGACATGTGGGGCTAATTGGCCATACATGGAAGTGCGAAGGATTGCTTTACTGACTCAAGAAGAGCAGAGCCACTTTGAAGAGAAGATGGCTGAACTGGCCGCAGCTGAGTATTGTGAATTTACCCCA TGCCCCACCTGCAACTCGTACATTGAGAGGCAGGATTTGACCAATCTTTGTGTGATCTGCACCATCTGTACATCAGATGCCGGGAAGAATTTTGAGTTCTGCTGGCAGTGTCTAAAGACATGGAAAGGGCCTGCACCTCGCTCTGACAAGTGTGACAACAGCAACTGCGTTAACCCCAAACTTGAGAAGCTATCAAAATGTAATGATATACACTTACCTGAGGTTGAAGGTGTAATATGCCCCTCACTGCGAGCTTGTCCTACATGTGGAAACCTGGTAGAGCATGACACAACGGGGTGTAAGAATATAATATGTAATCGCTGCCATATTGAATTCTGCTTCTCTTGTCTGAAGATAACTGAAGAATGTCTAAAAACAAGCTCACACTTTCAACCTTGCTCAGATGGTGTAGCACCTCGGCAAACAACCATTCCAacctggaaaaaataa